The DNA sequence AACATATCAAATGTCAGCACAAGCTTTGAGAAATATGAATATATATTAAAGTTTGCCATAGGGCCTACCTTTGCAAGCCCAGGACCTATATTGTTAAATGTTGCCGCTACTGCTGTAAAATTTGTCTCAAAGTCAAAATTATTAAGTGATAATAAGAACATTGAAACTACATATATCATAATATATGTTAACATGAAAACTCGGATATTGTTTAATACAGGCTTTTCAAGTACCTTGCCATCCATTTTAATCGTCTTTACTCCCCTTGGGTGAATATAGTAACCGATCTCTTGGAATACGGACTTTAACATTACTATGATTCTTGAAACCTTAATACCACCACCTGTACTTCCGGCACAGGCACCACACATCATAAGGAAGATAATTACATTCCTTGATAGCTGTGGCCAAAGGTCAAAATCTGTGGTCGAATATCCGGTAGTAGTTATAATAGAACCTACCTGGAATGCCGCATGGTTTAAGGCTATCATAATATTTTCAAAATAGCCTCTGATATTTATAGTAATTACTACAATGGCTGCAAATATAATTCCAAAATACCATCTGACCTCTTCTATCTTGAATGCATCTTTCTTATGTTTTCCAAGCATTAAAAAGTATGCATTGAAGTTTACGCCAAACAGTATCATAAAGATTGTTACTACAACCTGAATAGCATAGGAATAACCACCTAAGCTGTCTGCCTTAATTCCAAAACCTCCTGTACCTGCTGTACCAAAAGTAATACAGAGTGCATCAAATATAGGCATCTTTACAAAGAGTAATATAACAAACTCTACAACTGTCATTCCCAAATATATAAGATACAGTATTTTTGCTGTATCTCTAAGTCTTGGTACGAGCTTTCCCACTACAGGCCCCGGACTCTCTGCTTTCATAAGATGCATATTGTAACCACCTGCCATTGGAAGTATGGCAAGCAGCAATACTATAACTCCCATACCACCTACCCAGTGTGTGAAACTTCTCCAAATAAGTGATGTATGGCTTAAACTCTCTACATCTTCTAAAATGCTGGCTCCTGTAGTAGTAAATCCTGATACGGTCTCAAATAGTGCATCTATCATGTTGGGAATCTCCCCGGTAAGTACAAAGGGTATTGCTCCCACTACACTGAGTACTATCCAACTGAGGGCCACCATTACAAAGCCTTCTCTGGCAAAAAATACATTTTCAAATCTTTTCTTGCTGGAAATCAAATAACCTATAATAGCTGAAGCCACTCCTACAATCAAGTATGCCATACCCTCATGTTCGCCATATATAAGCGATGTCACTGACGGTATCAAAAAACAGGCAGACTCTAGCATCATAACTTTTCCCACTATATAAAATATAATTGAATAATTCATTACTTTAATATATCCTCTAAATTTTGCATACCTGTAATTCTTGTTATAATAATAACTGAATCATTCTTTTGCAATGTTGACTTACCGTTTGGTATCATAACTTTACCATTTCTTATAATACATGCCAGTAAAACACCTTCCTTTATTGGCAAGGCTTCCAGTGTAGCACCTGTCATCTCAGAATCCTCCTTGATATAAAATTCAAGTGCTTCGGCCTTTCCATGTATTATCTTATACAGTGCCTCAACATTGTTACTTCCCACACTGTTTTGTAAACCTCTTACATATCTTACAATATATTCGGCTGTGATATGCTTTGGATAAATCATACTTCCCAGATCAAACTTCTCTATAATCTCATCAAAGGCTATACGATTTATCTTTGTTACTATCTTTGCATTGGATACGCTCTTTGCATAAAGTGAAAGAAATGCATTCTCCTCATCTATTCCTGTAAGTGAAACAAATGAAGAACAGTTCTCTATCCCCTCTTCTAAGAGTACATCCTTATCTGCCGCATCACCATGAATGATTACAGCCTTTGGCAACATTGCTGAAAGTTCCTCACATCTTTCATGTGACTTTTCTACTATCTTCACCTTTATACCAAGTGGTATAAGCTGATTTGCCAGATAGTAGGCAATAGTTCCACCACCAACTATCATAGTATCTTTTACTTCTGTATTGCTGCATCCAACCTTTTTAAAGAAATCTCTGGCATTCTCTGTGGAAGCCACCACACTGATAATATCTCCACTTTGAATTACAAAGCTACCATTTGGTATGATTACTTCCTCTCCTCTTTCCACTGCACATATAAGAATATCGGATTTTATATTTCTACCCACGTCTATGAGGCTTTTTCCAACCAAAATATTATCCTCTACAATTTTATATTCTAAGAGTTCCACTCTACCTCTTCCAAAGGTATCAATCTCTATTGCCGATGGAAATCTAAGTAGTCTTGCCATCTCTGTAGATGCTGCATACTCAGGATTTATCGTCATCGCAAGTCCAAGCTCTTTTTTCATAAAGCCGATATCCTGACTGTACTCCGGATTTCTTACTCTGGCTATTGTATGCTCTGCTCCCGCCTTTTTTCCTACCATGCAACAGAGCAAATTTAGCTCATCTGATTCTGTAACTGCAATCAAAAGATCTGCATCCTCTACTCCTGCCTCCACCAATATTGTATGTGTTGCTCCGTTTCCTGTAAGACCCATTATATCAAGTCTGGTTGCCAGAGCCTTTACCACTGATTCATCTGTATCTACTATTACTATATCATGTCCTTCGGCACTGAGTTGCTCAGCAATGGTTGAACCCACCTTGCCACAGCCTACAATTATTATTTGCATTCCTATCTCCATTATTGAAATACTTAGATTTATGTTACCTGATAACATCTGCCTATTGTAACATACTACAATTATATTTTCCATATATAAGCATTACCTTCTTTACTACTGTAATCTATTTTGCTATACTGTAGAAAAATATATTTGTATGGA is a window from the Lachnoanaerobaculum umeaense genome containing:
- a CDS encoding TrkH family potassium uptake protein, which translates into the protein MNYSIIFYIVGKVMMLESACFLIPSVTSLIYGEHEGMAYLIVGVASAIIGYLISSKKRFENVFFAREGFVMVALSWIVLSVVGAIPFVLTGEIPNMIDALFETVSGFTTTGASILEDVESLSHTSLIWRSFTHWVGGMGVIVLLLAILPMAGGYNMHLMKAESPGPVVGKLVPRLRDTAKILYLIYLGMTVVEFVILLFVKMPIFDALCITFGTAGTGGFGIKADSLGGYSYAIQVVVTIFMILFGVNFNAYFLMLGKHKKDAFKIEEVRWYFGIIFAAIVVITINIRGYFENIMIALNHAAFQVGSIITTTGYSTTDFDLWPQLSRNVIIFLMMCGACAGSTGGGIKVSRIIVMLKSVFQEIGYYIHPRGVKTIKMDGKVLEKPVLNNIRVFMLTYIMIYVVSMFLLSLNNFDFETNFTAVAATFNNIGPGLAKVGPMANFNIYSYFSKLVLTFDMLAGRLELYPMLLLFSPGVWRIGKDK
- the trkA gene encoding Trk system potassium transporter TrkA, whose protein sequence is MQIIIVGCGKVGSTIAEQLSAEGHDIVIVDTDESVVKALATRLDIMGLTGNGATHTILVEAGVEDADLLIAVTESDELNLLCCMVGKKAGAEHTIARVRNPEYSQDIGFMKKELGLAMTINPEYAASTEMARLLRFPSAIEIDTFGRGRVELLEYKIVEDNILVGKSLIDVGRNIKSDILICAVERGEEVIIPNGSFVIQSGDIISVVASTENARDFFKKVGCSNTEVKDTMIVGGGTIAYYLANQLIPLGIKVKIVEKSHERCEELSAMLPKAVIIHGDAADKDVLLEEGIENCSSFVSLTGIDEENAFLSLYAKSVSNAKIVTKINRIAFDEIIEKFDLGSMIYPKHITAEYIVRYVRGLQNSVGSNNVEALYKIIHGKAEALEFYIKEDSEMTGATLEALPIKEGVLLACIIRNGKVMIPNGKSTLQKNDSVIIITRITGMQNLEDILK